One window from the genome of Pseudobdellovibrionaceae bacterium encodes:
- a CDS encoding TonB-dependent receptor, whose product MKKYFGNITIVGLLFIMTAPVFSLAQDRVNSASSAQTEKLDDIVVFGTSMGQVEEAFNPKKISNEVIESFQFTDVNRALKHTSGVYIREEEGLGLRPNIGLRGTNPDRSKKVVILEDDILIGPAPYSAPAAYYVPDMNNIYSLEVWKGFSAIHIGPNSIGGAVNYVTIPISNTQGGELKATGGSFNTLNTKLNYSAPTSFGGYLIQGAYLRSDGFKKIDGGGNAGFEKIDLSGKLKWDLFSAKGYEHYLQVHLGYSYEDSNETYVGLSRTDFNASPFRRYSSTALDEMLWNHQKYQLHHVMQLSDVAILKTSLYRNDFHRKWYRADRFRGGQDFRSLLANPSSAPLFYEVLTGARDTEDLGPDAEIVIAGNDRRFYSQGIQTNFSSEYQVNNYKISPEIFVRFHQDQIKRDHTSDRYEMFDGKLERTMTPTQTDALESQTSQAFTLSARSSIEFGKWNVTPVLRYEWVGMDLDDTLTPSRNAKRSDNIFIPGLSTLYRWHPMFSTAISYNRAATLSGISVAGTEVKEEADNFEAQLKYRDAKRFIEADLTGFFTHYQNITGTCTVSSGCTGTPLGVAFNGGKASIFGIEASATKGFIFESFYLPLQANLTLLSAAFDSQFNSTNHEWGIGTVSKGDPLPYVPEAQMSLTVGVETKLTKNYLSVTYQSFMYDQSIDNTDRIKIPAYTVVDFSGRYIFSENWDMTYKVDNVLAAEYMVAARPAGFRSGKRQSFHLGVTHKF is encoded by the coding sequence ATGAAAAAGTATTTTGGAAATATTACTATTGTGGGGCTGTTATTTATAATGACAGCCCCTGTTTTTTCTTTAGCACAGGATAGGGTGAATTCTGCTTCATCTGCACAGACTGAAAAATTAGATGATATTGTGGTTTTTGGCACAAGCATGGGCCAAGTCGAAGAGGCCTTTAATCCCAAAAAAATCTCAAATGAGGTGATAGAGTCCTTTCAATTCACTGACGTCAACCGTGCACTTAAGCACACTTCAGGTGTATATATTAGAGAGGAAGAGGGACTAGGTTTGCGCCCTAACATTGGGCTGCGTGGGACAAATCCTGATCGTTCAAAAAAAGTGGTCATTTTGGAAGATGATATTTTAATTGGACCAGCTCCGTACTCTGCTCCAGCCGCTTACTACGTCCCAGACATGAATAATATTTATAGTTTAGAAGTTTGGAAAGGGTTCTCTGCCATTCATATTGGGCCAAATTCTATCGGGGGGGCGGTCAACTATGTCACCATTCCTATCAGCAACACGCAGGGCGGGGAGCTTAAAGCCACTGGCGGGTCTTTTAATACTCTGAACACAAAACTTAATTACTCTGCGCCTACAAGTTTTGGTGGATACCTCATTCAAGGTGCGTACTTGCGAAGCGATGGTTTTAAAAAGATTGATGGTGGGGGCAATGCGGGTTTCGAAAAGATTGATCTTTCTGGAAAATTAAAGTGGGACTTATTTTCTGCCAAAGGTTACGAGCATTATCTACAAGTCCATCTTGGTTATTCTTATGAAGACTCCAACGAAACCTATGTTGGGCTTTCCCGTACAGATTTTAATGCAAGTCCTTTTAGAAGATATTCATCCACGGCTTTAGATGAGATGCTTTGGAATCATCAAAAATACCAATTGCATCATGTAATGCAATTAAGTGACGTGGCAATTTTAAAGACCTCACTTTATCGCAATGACTTTCACCGCAAATGGTATCGCGCAGACCGTTTTAGAGGGGGACAGGATTTCAGAAGCCTACTTGCAAATCCATCGAGTGCTCCACTTTTTTATGAAGTTTTAACTGGAGCAAGAGACACTGAAGATCTTGGTCCCGATGCCGAAATTGTCATTGCTGGCAATGATCGACGATTCTATAGCCAAGGGATACAAACAAATTTCTCTTCAGAATATCAAGTTAATAACTATAAAATCTCACCAGAAATTTTTGTAAGGTTTCACCAAGATCAGATTAAGAGAGACCACACTTCAGATCGTTATGAAATGTTTGACGGTAAATTAGAAAGAACAATGACGCCTACTCAGACAGACGCTTTAGAGAGTCAAACCTCTCAAGCCTTCACTTTATCTGCACGATCCAGCATTGAGTTTGGCAAATGGAATGTGACTCCAGTTTTAAGATATGAATGGGTAGGGATGGATTTGGATGACACGCTCACGCCCAGCCGCAATGCCAAAAGAAGTGATAATATTTTTATCCCAGGTTTATCGACACTTTACCGATGGCACCCTATGTTTTCAACAGCGATAAGCTACAACCGTGCGGCAACGTTATCGGGCATTTCTGTGGCAGGAACAGAAGTTAAAGAAGAGGCAGATAATTTTGAAGCTCAGCTTAAGTACAGAGATGCTAAACGTTTTATTGAAGCTGATCTGACGGGTTTTTTCACCCACTATCAGAATATCACAGGGACATGTACGGTATCGTCAGGATGTACGGGGACGCCTCTGGGAGTGGCATTCAATGGAGGTAAGGCCAGCATTTTTGGTATTGAAGCCAGTGCCACAAAGGGCTTTATATTTGAGTCTTTTTATTTACCTTTACAGGCAAACCTAACCCTTCTTTCAGCTGCGTTTGATTCACAGTTCAATTCTACAAATCATGAATGGGGAATAGGCACGGTGTCTAAGGGAGATCCTTTGCCTTACGTTCCTGAAGCCCAGATGTCGTTGACCGTAGGTGTAGAGACCAAACTCACTAAAAATTATTTGTCTGTAACCTATCAATCTTTTATGTACGATCAGTCTATTGATAATACAGATCGTATTAAAATCCCAGCCTATACGGTGGTGGATTTCTCTGGCCGTTATATCTTTAGTGAGAATTGGGATATGACCTATAAAGTGGATAACGTGTTAGCCGCAGAATATATGGTGGCGGCTAGACCCGCAGGATTCAGATCAGGTAAAAGACAGTCTTTTCATTTGGGTGTCACTCACAAGTTTTAA
- a CDS encoding extracellular solute-binding protein has translation MKGILIILASLLVAKASFAELVVYADRNLQLFVEAANEFKAQTGEEVVFVGGNDYFALRDQHIAATAQGVVGDLFITKDIMFFSDLKANNLTQAFPVSLDISKVIPSLQDTDRNYVALTYRSRSVAFSPEALDRSELTTYEDLADPKWQGRLCLRKGFHSYNISLVSYLLDKHGKDKTTQILEGWLNNLAAPIFSNDNAILNAIANGTCDLGIVNHYYLAGAIAPNPGFPVEMAFLEQGTGGVHTNGMGVALLKTSTQQELAAQFVQILLQEKHQLAISGSHFDFPVLQGLNANTFVDTWGPFEMTTVPWSTIGNNITTAIEVMTEVGYN, from the coding sequence ATGAAAGGTATTTTAATTATACTTGCGTCTCTTTTAGTAGCAAAAGCATCATTTGCAGAATTAGTAGTTTATGCCGACAGAAATCTTCAACTATTTGTTGAAGCTGCTAACGAATTTAAAGCCCAAACAGGCGAAGAAGTGGTGTTTGTGGGTGGTAATGACTATTTCGCACTCAGAGATCAACATATCGCTGCAACGGCTCAAGGTGTTGTGGGTGATCTATTCATTACAAAAGACATCATGTTCTTTAGCGATTTAAAAGCTAATAACTTAACACAAGCGTTCCCAGTTAGTTTAGATATCAGCAAGGTGATTCCTTCACTTCAAGATACAGACAGAAACTATGTGGCTCTTACATACAGATCAAGATCTGTAGCGTTTTCGCCAGAGGCTTTGGATAGATCTGAATTGACAACTTACGAAGATCTTGCGGATCCAAAATGGCAAGGACGTCTTTGCTTAAGAAAAGGTTTCCACAGTTACAATATCTCATTGGTGTCTTACCTTTTAGATAAGCATGGTAAAGACAAGACAACTCAAATCTTAGAAGGCTGGCTAAATAATTTAGCAGCTCCTATTTTTTCAAATGACAATGCTATTTTAAATGCAATTGCCAATGGTACTTGTGATCTAGGGATTGTAAATCACTACTATCTTGCAGGAGCCATTGCGCCAAACCCTGGCTTTCCAGTGGAAATGGCCTTCTTAGAGCAAGGTACTGGCGGCGTGCACACCAACGGAATGGGTGTAGCTTTACTTAAAACATCTACACAACAAGAATTGGCAGCGCAATTTGTGCAAATCTTATTACAAGAAAAGCACCAGCTCGCTATTTCTGGATCACACTTTGATTTCCCTGTTTTACAAGGTTTAAATGCAAACACATTTGTAGACACTTGGGGTCCATTTGAAATGACCACAGTTCCTTGGTCTACAATTGGTAACAATATCACTACTGCCATCGAAGTGATGACAGAAGTTGGATATAACTAA
- a CDS encoding sterol desaturase family protein: MGEISFDIKKWLDLVLAPVDEPGSRLFHWNILVAFLLIVVWVIFTYGFKNTPSQVSRLVFRKKYWWNRSTKFDYYIYFMNSLFKVALFIPFLDFSFWIAKNLAKLLNTNFPDHASAAITPLPLFVFTVVAFIWDDFLRFFHHMIMHKVPLLWKFHSVHHSAKILTPVTLYRAHPVESAIATLRNSLSLGVVTGLFVFWFSRPLTLWTLLGVNIFGFLFNLLGANLRHSHIPIGFGKWIETVFISPRQHQIHHSSALEHRDKNFGVSLSIWDKIFGSWVSSSEIKNRKLQFGLGDRQSRSFWSEMGFVDKRQSPKVPKG, translated from the coding sequence ATGGGCGAGATTTCATTTGATATCAAAAAATGGTTAGACCTGGTTTTGGCTCCTGTGGATGAGCCAGGCTCACGCCTTTTTCATTGGAACATTTTAGTCGCATTTTTATTGATTGTGGTGTGGGTGATTTTCACCTATGGCTTTAAAAACACACCATCTCAGGTTTCACGTTTGGTTTTTAGAAAGAAATATTGGTGGAATAGATCAACAAAGTTTGATTACTATATCTATTTTATGAACTCTTTATTTAAAGTAGCTTTGTTCATTCCTTTTCTGGATTTTAGCTTCTGGATTGCCAAGAACTTAGCTAAGCTTCTAAATACAAATTTTCCTGACCATGCTTCAGCAGCCATTACTCCGTTGCCTCTATTTGTTTTTACAGTAGTTGCGTTTATATGGGATGATTTTTTAAGATTTTTCCATCACATGATCATGCACAAAGTACCACTCCTATGGAAGTTTCACTCTGTGCACCATTCGGCAAAGATTCTCACACCCGTTACGTTGTATAGGGCTCATCCTGTGGAATCTGCTATTGCCACCTTGAGGAACAGCTTAAGTCTGGGTGTGGTTACAGGTCTTTTTGTATTTTGGTTTTCAAGGCCTTTAACACTGTGGACCTTGTTGGGTGTGAATATTTTCGGGTTTCTTTTTAATTTACTTGGCGCCAACCTAAGGCATAGCCACATACCTATAGGATTTGGTAAGTGGATTGAGACAGTGTTTATCAGTCCAAGGCAGCACCAGATCCATCATTCTTCTGCTCTAGAGCATAGAGATAAAAACTTTGGTGTGTCTTTGTCCATTTGGGATAAAATCTTTGGTTCATGGGTCTCTTCATCTGAGATTAAAAATAGAAAACTTCAGTTTGGTCTTGGCGATCGTCAAAGTCGAAGCTTTTGGTCAGAAATGGGTTTTGTGGATAAGAGACAGAGTCCAAAGGTACCTAAAGGATGA
- a CDS encoding imelysin family protein — protein sequence MVQLRLVFLMGALFVTMAALTGTRYQQLVSQLGEGEFSKEKLVLNVALNVVYPNVQAFYSETESLSQTIKGYCGELKADPTTANLQAVQEQWKKAMLVYHKLDAVAFGPLIDNGKFLADNIYSWPLMNTCGVDRAVEELDRTGKYNPQTIFTSKGLTSLEYMFFEETYSSECNLTSSRNKNVVEWLKKPAVERQVDRCAYAEIISDELVGTAHKLLEAWDEASGNYPQRLVDGTQKIDAVINQISDGLFSIESLKDFRLAKIIGLHKECISPNKICPELAEHQWSGMSFEAMEAQALGYKEVFFGSLDPQVKAFGFDDYLTVVGHGKVAQEVLFYVDKVLADIATLKTQGSLPELIHQQGYKSCAGEEGTSGTLCALFHNVRGITTLMKTDVIIALSLQAPPTFQGDND from the coding sequence ATGGTTCAATTAAGATTAGTATTTTTGATGGGCGCGCTATTTGTAACAATGGCGGCCCTAACTGGTACAAGATACCAACAGTTGGTGAGTCAGCTGGGCGAAGGTGAATTCAGCAAAGAGAAACTTGTTCTGAATGTTGCTCTGAATGTGGTTTACCCAAATGTACAGGCTTTTTACTCTGAAACCGAAAGCTTAAGTCAAACGATCAAGGGTTATTGTGGGGAGTTAAAGGCTGATCCTACGACAGCAAATTTGCAAGCCGTTCAAGAGCAATGGAAGAAGGCTATGCTTGTGTATCACAAGCTTGATGCAGTTGCTTTTGGTCCGTTAATAGATAACGGCAAATTTTTAGCTGACAATATTTATTCTTGGCCATTGATGAACACCTGTGGTGTAGATAGAGCCGTCGAGGAATTAGATCGAACTGGAAAGTACAACCCACAAACTATTTTTACATCAAAGGGACTTACATCGCTTGAGTATATGTTTTTTGAAGAGACCTATTCTTCTGAGTGTAACCTTACAAGCTCTAGAAATAAAAATGTGGTGGAGTGGCTTAAAAAACCAGCTGTGGAAAGACAAGTGGATCGTTGTGCGTATGCTGAAATCATCTCTGATGAGTTGGTGGGAACAGCACACAAACTCTTGGAAGCTTGGGATGAGGCCAGTGGGAACTATCCACAACGATTGGTGGATGGCACACAAAAGATTGATGCGGTTATAAACCAAATCAGTGATGGTCTATTTTCTATTGAAAGCCTTAAAGACTTTAGATTAGCAAAGATCATTGGACTTCACAAAGAGTGCATCAGCCCCAATAAAATTTGTCCTGAACTGGCGGAACACCAGTGGTCAGGAATGTCTTTTGAGGCCATGGAGGCCCAAGCGTTGGGATACAAAGAAGTTTTCTTTGGTTCATTAGATCCACAAGTAAAAGCCTTTGGGTTTGATGACTATTTAACAGTTGTAGGACATGGCAAGGTGGCACAAGAGGTCTTATTCTACGTCGATAAGGTGTTAGCAGACATTGCAACACTAAAAACACAAGGTTCCCTTCCTGAGCTGATCCATCAGCAAGGATATAAGTCTTGTGCTGGCGAAGAAGGAACAAGTGGGACCTTGTGTGCTCTTTTTCATAATGTTCGTGGAATCACGACTTTAATGAAGACAGATGTGATCATTGCATTGTCTCTTCAAGCACCACCCACGTTCCAAGGGGACAACGACTAG
- the rmuC gene encoding DNA recombination protein RmuC, which produces MTISAFVPILLVAVFLLGLVIGYLLSRLKFYKSTQEIDKLKSELAQSQFAHEFLQNELSEKKQLVLDIKRELEDSFRTTSAEILEEKSKKLLEMAQLSFKNEVASQDKVTERREQHLQKEFKDLFAQIQTYQNKLNEFEKEREKTLGLVEGQLKYVAETGTYLSQQTQSLKEALTKPNIRGRWGELQLKNCVEFAGMSEFCDFSTQEEFIEDDKSLKPDLIVRLPSGKRIIVDSKTPMDSYLKSVDENNEDLKKQHIKDHAQRLKTHIRELGSKKYFEAVGFESLDQVIMFLPNESFLYAALEADKEIIEYALKNKVLITTPPTFIALLRAIHMGWGEHKVSQNVRQIYNQSKELQKRLQTFTETFLKIEDHLQKSLDTFKKARNSFESRVLVQARKIESLDQGMGELVLDSEDTVTSPLES; this is translated from the coding sequence ATGACAATAAGTGCATTTGTTCCTATTCTGTTAGTTGCGGTTTTTCTGTTGGGGTTAGTCATAGGCTACCTGCTTTCTAGGCTCAAATTTTATAAGAGCACGCAGGAAATAGACAAACTGAAATCAGAACTAGCACAATCACAATTTGCTCACGAGTTCTTGCAGAATGAGCTGTCTGAAAAAAAACAACTGGTACTAGATATCAAGCGTGAACTTGAAGATAGCTTTAGAACCACTTCGGCAGAAATATTAGAAGAAAAATCAAAGAAGCTATTAGAAATGGCTCAATTGAGCTTTAAGAATGAAGTGGCCTCGCAAGATAAAGTGACAGAGCGAAGGGAACAGCATCTGCAAAAAGAGTTCAAAGATCTTTTTGCTCAAATACAGACTTATCAAAATAAACTTAATGAGTTTGAAAAAGAAAGAGAAAAGACTCTGGGTCTTGTCGAAGGGCAATTAAAGTACGTTGCTGAGACAGGAACCTATCTAAGCCAACAGACTCAATCCTTAAAAGAAGCTCTGACTAAACCCAACATTCGTGGACGCTGGGGAGAGCTGCAACTTAAAAACTGTGTTGAATTTGCAGGGATGTCAGAGTTTTGTGACTTTTCTACGCAAGAAGAATTCATTGAAGATGACAAGTCTCTAAAACCAGATTTGATTGTAAGGCTTCCATCAGGAAAAAGAATCATTGTGGATTCTAAAACACCGATGGACTCTTATTTGAAATCTGTTGACGAAAACAATGAAGATCTTAAAAAACAGCATATCAAAGATCATGCACAACGGCTCAAAACACATATTCGCGAATTAGGTTCGAAAAAATATTTTGAAGCTGTAGGTTTTGAAAGTTTAGATCAAGTGATTATGTTTTTACCTAATGAATCTTTTTTGTATGCCGCACTAGAAGCTGATAAAGAGATCATAGAGTACGCTCTTAAAAACAAAGTTTTGATTACCACACCACCTACGTTTATTGCCCTACTTCGAGCCATACACATGGGTTGGGGTGAGCATAAGGTGTCTCAAAATGTTCGTCAGATTTATAATCAATCCAAAGAGCTACAAAAAAGACTGCAAACATTTACCGAAACCTTTTTAAAAATTGAAGATCATCTACAAAAAAGTTTAGACACCTTTAAAAAAGCTAGAAATTCATTTGAAAGCCGAGTGCTAGTACAGGCTCGAAAGATCGAAAGTTTAGACCAAGGCATGGGCGAGCTGGTGTTAGACAGCGAGGATACGGTGACCTCTCCTCTCGAGAGTTAA
- a CDS encoding co-chaperone GroES translates to MAKAVNVRPLNDRILVKRTEQEDKTAGGLIIPDSAKEKQSKGEVVAVGVGRVTDDGKTIPLEVKVGDKILFGTYAGTELKIDGVEYLMMRENEVFGVIN, encoded by the coding sequence ATGGCAAAGGCAGTTAATGTTCGCCCGCTCAACGATCGTATTTTGGTCAAAAGAACAGAGCAAGAAGATAAAACAGCTGGTGGTCTAATCATCCCTGATTCTGCAAAAGAAAAACAATCCAAAGGTGAGGTCGTTGCGGTGGGAGTCGGTCGCGTTACAGATGATGGAAAGACAATTCCATTAGAAGTTAAAGTGGGCGATAAGATTCTTTTTGGTACTTACGCTGGTACAGAACTTAAGATAGATGGTGTTGAATATCTAATGATGAGAGAAAACGAAGTTTTCGGTGTGATCAACTAA